Proteins encoded by one window of Thermoflexus sp.:
- the rpsH gene encoding 30S ribosomal protein S8, whose protein sequence is MSAVTDPIADMLTRIRNASMVGHSRVAIPSSKIKVAIARVLKEEGYIEDFEVTNDQPQPKLVIKLKYIGERRSRKPAISGLKRVSKPGRRVYVGKEDIPLVMSGMGIAILSTPKGILTDKQARRLGVGGEVICYVW, encoded by the coding sequence ATGAGCGCTGTGACGGATCCGATTGCCGACATGCTCACCCGGATTCGAAACGCTTCTATGGTGGGGCACAGCCGGGTGGCTATCCCCAGTTCCAAGATTAAAGTGGCCATCGCCCGGGTGCTCAAAGAGGAGGGTTACATTGAAGATTTCGAGGTGACGAATGATCAGCCACAGCCGAAGCTGGTCATTAAATTGAAATACATCGGCGAGCGCCGTTCCCGAAAGCCGGCGATCTCAGGTCTGAAGCGGGTGAGCAAACCGGGCCGTCGGGTGTATGTCGGCAAGGAGGATATCCCCCTGGTGATGAGCGGGATGGGAATTGCAATCCTCTCCACTCCAAAGGGCATTCTGACGGATAAGCAGGCCCGCCGCCTGGGCGTCGGCGGCGAGGTCATCTGTTATGTCTGGTAA
- the rplF gene encoding 50S ribosomal protein L6, protein MSRVGKKPIPIPPGVQVRIEGSTVTVSGPKGTLTQTFHPSMQIAIEDGHLVVRRPSDDRKHKALHGLTRALLANMVTGVTQGFQQHLRIEGVGYRAEPMGKAIVLYLGYSHPIIVEPPEGITFEVNTRDRIITVSGIDKQLVGQVAAKIRALRPPEPYKGKGIRYTYWKGDHWEDEPIRRKAGKAGKAK, encoded by the coding sequence GTGTCGCGTGTGGGCAAGAAACCGATCCCGATCCCACCCGGGGTCCAGGTGCGGATCGAAGGCTCAACGGTGACGGTGAGCGGGCCGAAGGGAACCCTGACGCAGACTTTCCACCCGTCCATGCAGATCGCCATTGAGGACGGCCATCTGGTCGTGCGACGGCCATCGGATGATCGGAAGCATAAGGCCCTCCATGGCCTGACCCGAGCCTTGCTGGCGAACATGGTGACCGGAGTGACCCAGGGGTTCCAGCAGCATCTGCGCATTGAGGGCGTGGGCTATCGGGCGGAGCCTATGGGGAAGGCCATCGTGTTATATCTGGGGTATTCCCATCCGATTATTGTGGAACCCCCTGAGGGGATCACCTTTGAAGTCAACACGCGGGATCGGATCATCACCGTCTCGGGGATCGATAAACAGCTGGTGGGCCAGGTGGCGGCCAAAATCCGGGCCCTGCGCCCGCCGGAGCCTTACAAGGGCAAGGGGATCCGTTATACCTACTGGAAAGGCGATCATTGGGAGGACGAGCCCATCCGGCGTAAGGCGGGAAAGGCCGGCAAGGCCAAGTGA
- the rplR gene encoding 50S ribosomal protein L18, translated as MSWEHPRDEGRRRRHRRVRKKVFGTPERPRLSVFRSLKHIYAQIIDDTRGVTLAAASTLDPELRGQLDGLTKTEKARLVGRLIAQRALAKGIRKVVFDRGGYKYHGRVKALADAAREAGLEF; from the coding sequence ATGAGCTGGGAACATCCACGGGATGAAGGGCGTCGGCGACGGCATCGGCGGGTTCGAAAAAAGGTTTTCGGCACTCCGGAGCGACCTCGGCTTTCGGTCTTCCGGAGCCTGAAGCACATTTACGCCCAGATCATTGATGACACCCGGGGAGTCACCCTGGCGGCGGCCTCCACGCTCGATCCTGAGCTTCGGGGGCAGCTGGATGGCCTGACCAAGACGGAGAAGGCCCGTCTGGTGGGTCGCCTGATCGCTCAGCGGGCTCTGGCGAAAGGGATCCGTAAGGTCGTGTTCGATCGAGGGGGCTATAAATACCACGGCCGGGTGAAGGCCCTGGCCGATGCGGCCCGCGAGGCCGGGTTGGAGTTCTAA